A single Alkalibacter saccharofermentans DSM 14828 DNA region contains:
- a CDS encoding LCP family protein, with protein sequence MNINKKPKLKIKNKKRFFLVTGIIATVLILTAVAVKFYYDINRPENVFKNSEELSEKDAYAQFDGKKINILFYGLDKNEYRDTVAGYQQYRADTIMVATIDLETKSIEILSVPRDTYVDIYNINNMDKINASFAHGQQRSSDYRGDEIKAGTDYLKRTVSELLGGIPIHFYIGITDMDVVNDIVDEIGGVEIDVLHTLYADKGKDRSKVRIEEGLQVLNGKDLQYYARYRAYPEGDIERVASQQHIIKAVFDNMKKTNSLLKMPRIYEMVSEKLATDLSFKQISALALIAMGIDRQDLNTHTFPGYFGTLNRVSYWVVNERERVDIIKELYGIDAELREQQATSDRLISLSASVGKRSLKVGGTTSVNITGRTADGQTKTFSVRSTSYSISNDAVLQLNADGTIVAKGSGDATITFKVQGVSTSVSLSVAKTKVEEPPVEQPPVDEPVNEEPVEEKPSEEPVEEEPVADESENQ encoded by the coding sequence GATATAAACAGGCCGGAAAACGTATTTAAAAACAGTGAAGAGCTTAGTGAAAAAGACGCATACGCTCAGTTTGACGGCAAAAAGATAAACATACTCTTTTACGGACTTGATAAAAATGAATACAGAGATACAGTGGCAGGCTACCAGCAGTACAGGGCAGATACGATAATGGTCGCGACCATCGATCTCGAAACAAAGAGCATAGAAATCTTATCCGTTCCCAGAGACACTTACGTGGATATCTACAACATAAATAACATGGACAAGATAAATGCAAGCTTCGCCCACGGGCAGCAAAGATCTTCCGATTACCGGGGTGACGAGATAAAGGCAGGTACGGATTATCTTAAAAGAACGGTAAGCGAGCTCCTTGGAGGCATTCCTATACATTTCTACATTGGGATAACCGATATGGACGTGGTAAACGACATTGTAGATGAAATAGGCGGGGTGGAGATCGACGTGCTTCATACCCTGTATGCAGACAAGGGCAAGGACAGGTCTAAAGTAAGGATAGAGGAGGGACTTCAGGTCCTCAACGGAAAAGATCTGCAGTATTATGCCAGGTACCGAGCCTACCCGGAAGGTGACATCGAAAGGGTAGCAAGCCAGCAGCATATAATAAAAGCAGTGTTTGATAACATGAAAAAGACGAACAGCTTGCTGAAAATGCCCAGGATTTATGAGATGGTATCTGAAAAGCTGGCAACGGATCTTAGCTTTAAGCAGATATCAGCACTTGCTTTGATAGCCATGGGCATAGACAGACAAGACCTTAACACTCACACCTTCCCGGGATATTTTGGAACATTAAACAGGGTATCCTACTGGGTGGTCAATGAAAGGGAAAGAGTGGATATCATTAAAGAGCTATACGGTATAGATGCAGAACTGAGAGAGCAGCAGGCAACAAGCGACAGGCTTATAAGCTTATCAGCATCAGTAGGTAAAAGAAGCCTGAAGGTTGGTGGGACTACTTCGGTGAACATCACTGGAAGGACTGCTGACGGACAGACAAAGACTTTTAGCGTAAGAAGCACCTCATATAGCATATCGAATGACGCTGTACTTCAGCTAAATGCTGATGGAACTATAGTAGCAAAAGGCAGCGGCGATGCCACAATAACCTTCAAGGTGCAAGGGGTGTCAACAAGCGTAAGCCTAAGCGTCGCTAAGACTAAAGTAGAAGAACCGCCGGTAGAGCAGCCCCCAGTGGATGAACCTGTGAATGAAGAGCCTGTTGAAGAGAAACCATCTGAAGAACCGGTGGAAGAAGAGCCGGTTGCCGACGAGTCAGAAAATCAGTAA